From the Solanum pennellii chromosome 4, SPENNV200 genome, one window contains:
- the LOC107015643 gene encoding putative 4-hydroxy-4-methyl-2-oxoglutarate aldolase 2 yields MALVTTAEVCDANPQLIVSGELRALQPIFKIYGRRQVFSGPVVTLKVFEDNVLVREFLEEKGNGRVLVVDGGGSLRCAILGGNPVVQAQNNGWAGIVVNGCVRDVDEINGCDIGVRALASHPMKANKKGIGEKHVPITIAGTRICDGEWLYADTDGILISKMELCV; encoded by the coding sequence ATGGCCTTGGTCACCACTGCTGAAGTTTGCGATGCAAATCCACAGCTTATTGTGAGCGGTGAACTACGGGCACTGCAgccaattttcaaaatatatggCAGGCGCCAAGTCTTCTCTGGACCTGTTGTCACTCTGAAAGTATTCGAAGACAATGTTTTGGTTCGTGAGTTTCTCGAGGAGAAAGGCAACGGTAGAGTTCTCGTTGTAGACGGGGGTGGTAGTCTAAGATGTGCGATTTTGGGTGGCAACCCTGTAGTACAAGCTCAAAACAACGGATGGGCTGGGATCGTAGTAAATGGCTGTGTAAGGGACGTGGACGAAATCAATGGCTGTGATATCGGAGTCAGAGCTCTGGCTTCACATCCAATGAAAGCAAATAAGAAAGGTATTGGGGAGAAGCACGTTCCCATAACCATTGCCGGGACTAGAATCTGCGATGGTGAGTGGCTTTATGCAGATACCGATGGCATTCTGATTTCTAAAATGGAGCTATGTGTTTGA